In a genomic window of Azospirillum lipoferum 4B:
- a CDS encoding type II toxin-antitoxin system VapC family toxin translates to MLYLLDTNAMSDLIRNPAGPVAGHVRRVGEDAICTSIVVAAELRYGAAKKASAKLSQRVEALLADVAVLPLEPPADAEYGNIRAELETAGHPIGGNDLLIAAHARTLGVILVTANVREFQRVRGLAVENWLESRPE, encoded by the coding sequence ATGCTCTACCTGCTCGACACCAACGCCATGAGCGACCTGATCCGCAATCCGGCCGGCCCGGTGGCCGGGCATGTGCGGCGTGTCGGCGAGGATGCGATCTGCACCAGCATCGTGGTGGCTGCGGAATTGCGATACGGCGCCGCGAAGAAGGCATCGGCCAAGCTGTCGCAGAGGGTCGAGGCGTTGCTGGCCGACGTCGCCGTGCTTCCGCTCGAACCGCCGGCCGATGCCGAATACGGTAATATCCGGGCGGAGTTGGAGACGGCCGGCCATCCTATCGGCGGCAACGACCTGCTGATCGCCGCCCATGCCCGGACGCTCGGCGTCATCCTGGTGACGGCGAATGTGCGAGAGTTTCAGCGCGTCCGGGGACTGGCCGTGGAAAACTGGCTGGAAAGCCGGCCGGAATGA
- a CDS encoding GNAT family N-acetyltransferase — MTVVRRLLPDDAEEYRSLRLEALQRHPEAFGSSHAEESTRPLSSFADRIAGGYIAGGFVDGRLDATAGLLVPTQAKSRHKGMLWGVYVRGNRRGSGLADAVMTALLAHAAEHVEQIHLSVAATNGRAIGFYKRLGFEAFGTEPRALKVDGTYVDEILMVKFMGS; from the coding sequence ATGACGGTGGTGAGACGGCTGTTGCCGGACGACGCGGAGGAGTACCGCTCGCTCCGCCTCGAAGCCCTGCAGCGGCATCCGGAAGCGTTCGGATCGAGCCATGCCGAGGAAAGCACCCGTCCCCTTTCCAGCTTCGCCGACAGGATCGCGGGAGGATACATCGCCGGCGGCTTTGTCGACGGGCGGCTCGACGCCACCGCCGGGCTGCTGGTTCCCACCCAGGCCAAGTCGCGGCACAAGGGCATGCTTTGGGGGGTCTATGTCCGCGGGAACAGGCGGGGCAGCGGTCTGGCCGATGCGGTCATGACCGCCCTGCTCGCCCATGCCGCGGAGCATGTCGAGCAAATCCACCTCTCCGTCGCGGCGACCAACGGGCGGGCCATCGGCTTTTACAAACGCCTGGGCTTCGAAGCGTTCGGTACGGAGCCGCGGGCGCTGAAGGTGGATGGGACCTATGTCGACGAGATCCTGATGGTGAAATTCATGGGGAGCTGA